In a single window of the Elaeis guineensis isolate ETL-2024a chromosome 4, EG11, whole genome shotgun sequence genome:
- the LOC140857581 gene encoding LOW QUALITY PROTEIN: L-type lectin-domain containing receptor kinase IV.2-like (The sequence of the model RefSeq protein was modified relative to this genomic sequence to represent the inferred CDS: deleted 1 base in 1 codon) translates to MVAHDNAWQINIELLKKKIPILLQMELKLSLLLVICLLTGITATKYDAFTCNGFQRGELYLDGIAEITPNGLLRLTNTTKIHQGHAFHQEPLHFKNISDGNVYSFSACFVFAILSEYPDFSAHGLAFVLSPTKGLPGALPSQYLGLFNAINNGNTSGHVFAVELDTIFSTEFGDVDDNHVGIDVNGLHSIDAAPASYFVEEIGKFKNLSLKSGEPMQVWIDYSSPEKKLNVTISPICVPKPSHPLLSSFIDLSSVLLDTMYIGFSSATGSILTSHYVLGWSFKMNGQAAALNLSSLPSLPLKKHRRKLTPLIIWLSLGVVVFIAITACCIAYITRRKARYAEVLEEWELEHRTHRFSYKELFKATEGFREENLLGVGGFGRVYKGKLPTSKTEIAVKRISHDSKQGMREFVGEIASNSQLRHRNLVELLGYSRRKGELLLVYDFMSNGSLDKFLYDTNKPTTLSWSQRLKIIRGVASGLLYLHEEWEQIVVHRDIKASNVLLDGEMNGKLGDFGLSRLYDHGSDPQTTHVVGTFGYIAPELTKTGRATTSTDVYAFGVFILEVVCGRRPIMQQESPDLHLVDWVWMSWRNGVILEVSDARLGGDYDLGEVELILKIGLLCSHPILAARPTMRQVMQLLDGDLLLPEVPKDGSGITVSSPEHWEELEES, encoded by the exons ATGGTTGCACATGATAATGCGTGGCAAATAAACATTGAATTGCTCAAAAAGAAAATC CCCATTCTTCTCCAAATGGAGCTAAAACTATCCCTACTTTTGGTGATATGTCTGCTCACGGGAATCACAGCAACCAAATATGATGCATTCACATGCAACGGATTCCAAAGGGGTGAGTTATACCTGGATGGCATAGCAGAGATCACACCCAATGGCCTTCTGAGATTAACCAACACTACAAAGATCCACCAAGGTCATGCATTCCACCAAGAGCCACTACATTTTAAGAACATCTCAGATGGTAATGTTTACTCTTTCTCTGCTTGCTTTGTTTTTGCAATACTCTCCGAATATCCAGATTTTAGCGCCCATGGACTTGCATTTGTGCTCTCTCCAACAAAGGGGCTCCCTGGGGCTCTGCCCAGCCAATACCTTGGTCTCTTCAACGCCATAAATAATGGCAATACATCAGGTCACGTTTTTGCCGTTGAGCTAGACACCATCTTCAGTACGGAGTTTGGAGATGTTGATGACAACCATGTCGGAATTGATGTCAATGGATTACACTCAATAGACGCTGCTCCAGCATCATATTTCGTTGAGGAAATTGGCAAGTTTAAGAACCTCAGCCTTAAAAGCGGGGAACCTATGCAGGTGTGGATAGATTATAGCAGTCCAGAGAAGAAGCTAAATGTAACAATATCCCCCATCTGTGTGCCCAAACCAAGCCATCCATTGTTGTCTTCCTTCATTGATCTCTCCTCCGTATTATTAGACACCATGTATATTGGCTTCTCTTCGGCTACAGGCTCCATCCTAACATCCCATTATGTTCTGGGCTGGAGCTTTAAGATGAATGGGCAAGCAGCTGCCCTCAACCTGTCCAGCCTTCCTTCACTTCCTCTTAAAAAACATAGAAGAAAACTAACACCTTTGATAATTTGGCTGTCCTTAGGAGTTGTGGTGTTCATAGCTATAACTGCCTGCTGTATTGCTTACataacaagaagaaaggcaagatatGCCGAAGTTCTTGAAGAGTGGGAGCTAGAACATAGAACTCATAGATTCTCATATAAAGAACTATTCAAGGCTACCGAAGGCTTTCGAGAAGAAAATCTTTTGGGAGTTGGTGGTTTTGGAAGAGTCTACAAAGGCAAGCTACCCACCTCAAAAACCGAAATTGCAGTGAAGAGGATATCTCATGATTCTAAGCAAGGAATGAGGGAGTTTGTTGGGGAGATTGCGAGTAACAGCCAACTCCGTCACCGCAATTTGGTCGAACTTCTTGGCTATAGCCGCAGGAAAGGGGAACTCCTTTTGGTCTATGACTTCATGTCCAATGGAAGTCTTGACAAGTTCCTCTATGATACAAACAAGCCAACAACActtagctggagtcagagactaaAAATTATCAGAGGTGTGGCTTCAGGTTTGCTTTACTTGCATGAAGAGTGGGAGCAGATTGTTGTACACAGAGATATAAAAGCCAGCAATGTCTTGCTGGACGGTGAAATGAATGGAAAGTTGGGAGACTTTGGACTATCAAGATTGTATGATCATGGTAGCGATCCCCAAACCACTCATGTGGTGGGAACTTTTGGTTATATAGCTCCAGAGCTCACTAAAACAGGCAGAGCAACTACGAGCACTGATGTCTACGCCTTTGGGGTTTTCATACTTGAGGTTGTCTGTGGAAGGAGGCCAATAATGCAGCAAGAATCACCGGATCTTCATTTGGTGGACTGGGTGTGGATGAGTTGGAGGAATGGAGTAATTCTAGAGGTTTCAGATGCAAGATTGGGAGGTGATTATGATCTTGGGGAAGTGGAACTGATCTTAAAGATTGGACTGCTTTGTTCACATCCTATACTTGCAGCTAGACCAACCATGCGCCAAGTGATGCAGTTGTTGGACGGTGATCTTTTACTGCCTGAAGTACCCAAGGATGGGAGCGGCATCACTGTTTCATCACCAGAGCActgggaagaactagaagaatcaTAA